The following coding sequences are from one Xiphias gladius isolate SHS-SW01 ecotype Sanya breed wild chromosome 14, ASM1685928v1, whole genome shotgun sequence window:
- the sppl2 gene encoding signal peptide peptidase-like 2, which yields MRVPETLIWAAFLVQKVVGEYGMAHFSDKGKSKGKDYCIFFNSQWARLPQDLNKASRLQIYDLTTSVLCSPSEVPEGGFPNRIPMVMRGNCTFYEKVRLAQINGAKGLLIVSKDRLTPPAGNKTQYEEIDIPVALLSYSDMLDISKTFGKGRQVAMYAPTEPVLDYNMVIIFLMAVGTVAIGGYWAGSRDSKKRYMKHKRDDGAEKQDEETVDVTPIMICVFVVMCCSMLVLLYFFYDRLAIWVISIFCVASSVGLYSCLWPFVRRIPFCKCRIPENNLPYLHKRPQIRMLLLSALCIGVSVTWMVFRNEDQWAWVLQDALGIAFCLYMLKTVRLPTFKACTLLLTVLFVYDVFFVFITPLFTKSGESIMVEVAAGPSDSSTHEKLPMVLKVPRLNFSPLALCDRPFSLLGFGDILVPGLLVAYCHRFDILTQSSRIYFVACTIAYGIGLLITFVALAVMQMGQPALLYLVPCTLLTSLTVALWRRELPQFWTGSGFVPAIVLAPINCTQTAAPQTEGPSTKLESQTTEAPTQSEDSPQYPPQETPPAENDEEKDKSN from the exons ATGAGGGTCCCTGAAACACTGATTTGGGCCGCTTTCCTCGTCCAAAAG GTAGTGGGAGAGTATGGCATGGCCCATTTCAGTGACAAGGGCAAGAGCAAAGGAAAGGATTACTGCATATTCTTCAACTCACAGTGGGCACGTCTACCTCAGGACCTTAATAAGGCA TCACGTCTACAAATCTATGACCTGACAACATCGGTCCTGTGCTCGCCCTCTGAAGTCCCAGAGGGAGGCTTCCCCAATCGCATCCCCATGGTGATGAGGGGCAACTGCACTTTCTATGAAAAGGTCCGACTGGCCCAAATTAATGGCGCCAAGGGCCTGCTCATCGTCAGCAAGGACAGACTG aCACCTCCAGCAGGAAACAAGACTCAGTATGAGGAGATTGACATTCCTGTAGCATTGCTCAGCTACTCTGACATGCTGGACATAAGCAAG ACTTTTGGTAAAGGAAGACAGGTTGCCATGTATGCACCCACTGAGCCTGTGTTGGACTACAACATGGTGATCATCTTCTTGATGGCAGTAGGAACGGTTGCCATTGGAGGCTACTGGGCTGGCAGCCGAGACAGCAAAAA ACGCTACATGAAGCACAAGCGGGACGATGGCGCAGAGAAGCAGGATGAGGAGACTGTAGACGTCACCCCCATCATGATCTGTGTGTTCGTGGTCATGTGCTGCAGCATGCTGGTGCTACTCTACTTTTTCTATGACCGCCTGG CCATTTGGGTCATCTCTATCTTCTGTGTGGCCTCTTCTGTCGGCCTTTACAGCTGTCTGTGGCCTTTTGTCAGGAGAATTCCATTCTGCAAGTGCAG GATCCCAGAGAACAACCTGCCGTACTTGCACAAGCGGCCACAGATCCGCATGTTGCTGCTGTCGGCCCTCTGCATCGGAGTGAGCGTCACCTGGATGGTGTTTCGCAACGAAGACCA GTGGGCGTGGGTGTTACAGGACGCCCTGGGGATTGCCTTCTGTCTCTACATGCTCAAAACAGTCAGACTACCCACATTTAAG GCTTGCACTTTACTTCTGACAGTCCTTTTTGTCTATGATGTTTTCTTCGTATTTATTACACCCTTATTTACAAAG AGTGGAGAAAGTATAATGGTGGAGGTAGCCGCTGGTCCCTCTGACTCCTCCACACATGAAAAG cttcCCATGGTGCTCAAAGTTCCAAGGTTAAACTTCTCTCCCCTGGCTCTTTGTGATCGCCCCTTCTCCCTCCTGGGCTTTGGTGATATCTTAGTACCAG gtcTGCTGGTGGCGTACTGTCAcaggtttgacattttaacGCAATCCTCCAGGATCTACTTTGTCGCCTGTACGATCG CTTACGGCATTGGCCTGCTGATCACCTTCGTGGCCCTGGCTGTGATGCAGATGGGTCAGCCAGCCTTGCTCTACCTGGTGCCTTGCACTCTGCTCACCAGCCTCACTGTAGCGCTGTGGCGCAGGGAGTTGCCCCAGTTCTGGACTGGAAGTGGATTTGTG CCTGCCATAGTCCTTGCACCGATCAACTGTACACAAACTGCAGCGCCGCAGACAGAGGGGCCCTCGACTAAACTGGAGTCCCAAACCACAGAAGCCCCCACTCAGAGCGAAGACTCGCCCCAGTACCCGCCTCAGGAAACGCCCCCGGCTGAGAAcgatgaagaaaaagacaaatctaACTGA